The sequence GTCTTGGGAGACTAGGGTATGGGCGCGATCGCTGGCCGCAAAATAGCCCAGGTTGGCGTAGTCTTTCACCATGCGGGCGGTGTTGAACTGGGGCGTGTTGAAGTAGATCGCCTCCTTCATCTTGGCCACCCAGCCCCGGGGAATTTCGTCTTTGTCGCGATCGTAAAACAGCGGCACCACCTCTTTTTCGAGAATGTCGTAGAGGGCATCGGCCTCCACGTCGTCTTGGTAGTCGGGGTCATCGTAGTCTTCGCCGTGGCCAATGGGCCAGCCCGTGCGAATGTAGTCGGCCTCATCCCACCAGCCATCGAGCACGCTGAGGTTGGGCAAGCCGTTCATCGCCGCCTTCATGCCGCTGGTGCCAGAGGCTTCGCGGGGGCGGCGGGGGTTGTTGAGCCACACATCGCAGCCCGCCACCATATCCCGCGACAGGTGAATGTCGTAGTTGGGCACAAACACAATCGAGCGGCTCAAGCCCTGATCGCGGGTGAAGTGGATGATGCTGCGAATTAGTTCTTTGCCGGGAATGTCTTTGGGGTGGGCTTTGCCCGCAATCACAAACTGCACCCGCCGACCGCTGCCGTTGCCGCTGATGATCTGGCGAATGCGCTCTAGATCGTGCAAGAAGAGGGTGGCCCGCTTGTAGGTGGCAAACCGGCGCGCAAAACCAATGGTGAGCACAAAGGGATCGAGGCATTCTTGAGCTTCGGTGAGTTCGCGGGCCGAGCCGCCGCGATCGCGCGTACTCTTGGCCAGGCGATCGCGCACGGTCACCACCAGGTGCGACCGACACTGCTCGTGGTTGCGCCACAGCTCGTCGTCGGGGATGGCATGCACCCGCTCCCACAGCGCCGCGTCGGGGCTAGCCTGAGCCCAGCTAGGGCCAAGGTAGCGATCGTAGAGCGTCTGGGTCGATTTGGCCACACAACTGCGGGCATGTACGCCGTTGGTAATGGCGTAGATCGGCACCTCGCCCTGGGGCAACCCAGTCCACAGTTCGCCAAACATATCTCGCGATACCTCGGCATGGAGCTTGCTCACCCCATTGATAAACGTAGCCGTCTTAATCGCCAGCACCGCCATGCTGAAAGGGGCAGAGAAGTCGCCCGTATCGGTGCGGCCCAGGGCCAGAAACTCGGCATCCCCCAAGCCAAAGCGCTCGCGGTAGTGGCCCAGATAGTGCAACACCTTCTCCGGCGGAAACAGGTCGATACCCGCCGGTACAGGGGTGTGGGTGGTAAACATCTGGCTGGCTTGGGCCACCTGCAGCGCCTCGGCAAAGCTCAGGCTATGTTCATCCATCAGCACCTGCATGCGCTCTAGGGCCATAAAGGCCGAGTGGCCCTCATTCATGTGGTAGGCGGTCGGCGTCAGCCCCAGGGCCTTGAGCATGCGAATGCCGCCAATCCCCAGCATGATCTCCTGGTGAATGCGCATGTCGATATCGCCACCGTAGAGGCGATCGCAAATATCCTGGTCGTACTGGCTGTTGGGTTCGATATTGGTGTCTAACAAATACAGCGGCACCGTGCCCACCTGCACCCGCCATACCCGCGCGTAGACCATGCGATCGGGATACTGCACCTCAATTCTGAGTTCATGGCCCTGGCTGTCGCGCTCCAGGTGCAGGGGCATATTGTAGAAATCGTTGATCGGGTAGCGTTCTTGCTGCCAACCGTCGGCATTTAGATACTGGGCAAAGTAGCCCTCTTGGTAGAGCAGCCCCACCGCCACCAGGGGCAGGCCCAGGTCACTGGCCGACTTGAGGTGGTCGCCCGCCAGCACCCCCAGCCCACCCGAGTACACCGGCATGCAGGTGGTGAGGCCAAATTCCATTGAAAAGTAGGCGTAGCATTCCCCTGGAACAGCGGTTTTGCGGTGCTTTTTATACCAGTCGCGATCGCGCAAATAATCCTCTAACCGCTGGGCGGCGCGATCCATCTGGGCCAAAAAGCCAGCATCTTCGGCAATCTCATTCAGCCGCGCCTGGCTAATCGTGCCCAGCATCAATACCGGATTGTAACGGCTCGACTCCCACAGGTCGCTGTCTAGTCGTTTAAACAAATCCACCATCTCTACATCCCAATCCCAGTGGAGGTTGTAGGCCAGGGTGCGTAGCGCCTCTAGCCGCTGGGGCAGAGCCGGAGTAACGTTAAACGTGCGAATTGGGCGCATAGGAGCAGCAACCATAACGGCGGTTTTATATAGAGCCATTCTGCCGTCAATCGGGCCAGGTGGCCTCGCTTTTAACACTCTCTTTGGCGGAATGGCTGGGTCAAAGGGCGATCGCCGCCCCGTTGACCTGGCCCTAGTCGAGTTCTGCACCAGCGCCAGGTTATGAGATCCCTACCTTGAAGCGTAGCTGAGAGCGATCCGGTGGGGGAATAATAAATAGGTAAGGAGAATTATCTAACCGCTGTATTAAGGACATGACCATGACGCAGGATAGGAACGCCCAAGGGCGCGGCAGTACCCTCGATCCAGACATTCGCCCCGATGTTGAGTTTGATCAGTGGGCGAGAGCCGTACGCCAACAAATGGTCGACGCCCTCAAGCGCCGCGGTAATCGCTAGCCCAGGGGCAAGCAAAGGGCCGGGTTTCAGAGGGCCAACCATTCCCTCAAAACCCCGGCCCAACTCACCGCCTGACTCTTGGTAAACTACGGGGGCATCTGCCCACATAAGCAACCGTACCCCTCAAATTGCCAAACCAGTGGCCCCTAAACAACCAACCGGCAAAAGTAGCGGTAAATCCACAGACGGCCCCCTCTCCACCCCAGCCAGTTCTGGTCGGGGCTTCAAGGTACAGGTGTTTTATCTAGCGGCTAGCAGCAATAACCCCAAGGCCCCCCTCAAAGATGCCCTGTGGTTCGCCACCTACCCCATTATTCCGCGCATTGGTGACTGCGTTTTTAGAGATGGCGTGTACTACCGGGTAGAGCGCGTTTTTTTGTACGAAAATCTAGCGGCTGGATGGTGTGCTGACGTCGAAGTTTCCTTCTACGGCAGACGCTAGCATCGCTCCGATATTGACCTCAGCGATCGCGGCCAAAACCGTGTTACAAATCTTATGAACTGCCCCAGGGCTAAGGCTTGTAGCGACCACCGTCACAGTGCTATACAACGATTAATCTTCAGAAACCTTATGCTAAAGTAGGCGGGTAACATGTTTTGCTTTCGGTAGGCTGGTTAATCACAGTCTGATCTCAGTTTTCGGGTAATCGGTGTGTACCACTCCGAATCGAACTTGTCTACATCACATGTCTAATTTGGATTTGGAGTTGTGCCATGTCGATTTATGTAGGAAACCTCGCCTACAATGCTACGGAAGGAGACATCACCGAAGTCTTCTCCGAGTACGGAGCCGTTAGCCGAGTAACGGTACCCACCGATCGCGAAACCGGGCGTCCTCGCGGTTTTGCTTTCGTAGAGATGGAAAAAGAAGCTGACGAAGACGCGGCCATCGAAGCCCTCGATGGGGCTGAGTGGATGGGTCGTGAACTGCGGGTCAACAAAGCTCGTCCCAAAGAAAAGCGGGCTGGCGGCGGCGGTCCTCGCGGCAACTTTGGCGGCGGCGGCGGCAGAGATGGCGGCAACCGAGAATTTTCTCGCTGGTAACGCTCCGAGCTATTCCCTTATTTAGCAACAGTGGCCGAAGATGTCTATCTTCGGCCACTGTTGTTATAGGCCATGGTCATAGGTCGCAGAATCCCACTTTCTATCGCATCTGCCGCTGCTCTGGTGTCACCCTAACGTTTTACCAGCGGTGATGTTTGCTGCCACACCACGTCTTGAGAACGGTTGAGCCCAAAGAAAGCAAGGCTGCTGACATCGTACAGCCCCATAGAAGCCAACATATCCTGGGTTAGGAGAGACTGAACCTGGCTAGCCGCCTCTTCAGGGTTAATCACCCGCACCGCCAGCCAGGCAATGGAGAGTTGGCTACCCTGAAGGCTG is a genomic window of Nodosilinea sp. E11 containing:
- the glgP gene encoding alpha-glucan family phosphorylase is translated as MRPIRTFNVTPALPQRLEALRTLAYNLHWDWDVEMVDLFKRLDSDLWESSRYNPVLMLGTISQARLNEIAEDAGFLAQMDRAAQRLEDYLRDRDWYKKHRKTAVPGECYAYFSMEFGLTTCMPVYSGGLGVLAGDHLKSASDLGLPLVAVGLLYQEGYFAQYLNADGWQQERYPINDFYNMPLHLERDSQGHELRIEVQYPDRMVYARVWRVQVGTVPLYLLDTNIEPNSQYDQDICDRLYGGDIDMRIHQEIMLGIGGIRMLKALGLTPTAYHMNEGHSAFMALERMQVLMDEHSLSFAEALQVAQASQMFTTHTPVPAGIDLFPPEKVLHYLGHYRERFGLGDAEFLALGRTDTGDFSAPFSMAVLAIKTATFINGVSKLHAEVSRDMFGELWTGLPQGEVPIYAITNGVHARSCVAKSTQTLYDRYLGPSWAQASPDAALWERVHAIPDDELWRNHEQCRSHLVVTVRDRLAKSTRDRGGSARELTEAQECLDPFVLTIGFARRFATYKRATLFLHDLERIRQIISGNGSGRRVQFVIAGKAHPKDIPGKELIRSIIHFTRDQGLSRSIVFVPNYDIHLSRDMVAGCDVWLNNPRRPREASGTSGMKAAMNGLPNLSVLDGWWDEADYIRTGWPIGHGEDYDDPDYQDDVEADALYDILEKEVVPLFYDRDKDEIPRGWVAKMKEAIYFNTPQFNTARMVKDYANLGYFAASDRAHTLVSQDYGPGKALAVWQARLIDHWYDARFEEVAISETADLQVNQPFKVTAALRLGALTPDDVQVELYRGTVSVDGEIHAGMALPMAYQGQDESDRSIYALELEYTASGLQGLSLRMLPKHPSLNSPYDPKLVLWADPDSVRIVSRVVSPAIAH
- a CDS encoding RNA recognition motif domain-containing protein: MSIYVGNLAYNATEGDITEVFSEYGAVSRVTVPTDRETGRPRGFAFVEMEKEADEDAAIEALDGAEWMGRELRVNKARPKEKRAGGGGPRGNFGGGGGRDGGNREFSRW